The proteins below are encoded in one region of Cololabis saira isolate AMF1-May2022 chromosome 13, fColSai1.1, whole genome shotgun sequence:
- the dot1l gene encoding histone-lysine N-methyltransferase, H3 lysine-79 specific isoform X2, protein MGEKLELKLKSPVGAEPAGYPWPLPVYDKHHDAAHEIIETIRWVCEEIPDLKLAMENYVLIDYDTKSFESMQRLCDKYNRAIDSIHQLWKGTTQPMKLNKRPSNGLLRHILQQVYNHSVTDPEKLNNYEPFSPEVYGETSFDLVAQIIDEMEMMEDDTFVDLGSGVGQVVLQVAAATNCKHYYGVEKADIPATYAESMDKEFKKWMKWYGKKHGEYTLERGDFLSEEWKERIANTSIIFVNNFAFGPEVDHQLKERFANMKEGGKIVSSKPFAPLNFRINSRNLSDIGTIMRVVELSPLRGSVSWTGKPVSYYLHTIDRTILENYFASLKNPKLREEQEAARRRGQKETKDSKSNSTTPTKPKEQNKDSCGEEEHPSLVTVVKPSAKPRRTRLLSKSRKINNKKRGRPKKAVPAAEKNKKNQSALDLLHAKTLSAAPPQDAYRPPQSSFYQLPPKVQHYTPGQLLLSPTPPGLQQLLDNIKVQYLQFMAYMKTPQYRTNIQQLLEQEKQKHRDLSGQAEQLHSLCQSHKDKIKGLFQTKLDELGVKALTVEDLLQAQKEISAHNRQLKEQTKQLERDMALLRDHSLLLLKSRCEELKLDWGSLCLESLLKEKQALRRQISEKQKHCLELQISIVELEKSQRQQELLQLKSYSPCEGSPYRRSLDSRTSTDMDTFKLGLSSAPALNGVSSELSVNGTNSPCFDSANTKGELSRYLPISPDHEIVVGTPDSRQRQQSSSHPLPDYTRFSPAKIALRRHLNQDPTASAHLRGPGLTTHREVGGVNSPLGAKQNCSSPNTSDAQINPKSSDRVAKERSPSVQGDNITSLPISIPLSTVHPNKLPVSIPLASVVLPSRAERLRNTPSPVSQGGQSNGCSSGSGLMNGCLHPEEYNGALSPSPNSNTPLTGALGRGGPTQSPPTSTGGVLQYADGPPRILSEDGPDRQEEETDTEPQDSELRRRMFFSSSSSSSSSSSSACGGGLAGGSRLHHHTGSSAKQGYHSNHGNHGNHHQSPGTHHTHTPTHTSSSHSSHSFNCQEARKRGRRKRSSAGSVMASGSPKRRSFPGLSSGNHSSGSPLNINSMVNNINQPLEISAISSPEQSSRSPNGPDLDQPPILKRECPLELNGSGRYSTAPSSDDEDSGCPADSSSSRIERKIATISLENRDGPGRVGDGERGRKSGSSSGNSTGSEGSSSSSLSSTSKWKSTFSPISDPKQPNSDHRQGGSPFGMGGSSRGTDSDSDHKQQGRKGSDGESSGYVTPNPFLSQEAGTRGGVSGAGGVPGGSGSDQRQALQKQKSSRDWELKTSSSMASQNLFISAAASSGGGILSGKVGGNPVAVSSATGSSVGQYRGSQFTLGGTSVLQSLFGAQTGVSTVSGTSRLVNGHSALGSFSSAGLAGGAAGDLLGAVHNLAQSLLLSLSPSPCSLCCYHLLSLSLCPPSCPPPFLHFCCMICRYISPHGSISVLPSVWGSAAHLRRPQLSARSLLVFLCFLPHPAQHRSSAGLHAPHLRVITAPPVPDPTQPHPVSPPQRLSSHALPAPSAPPAHRPSLLSDHTLRGPGILPIRLAPLFTPVPILSPPPPESTIISLTLHLHLFILSFYRCCCFRVPLLFVSVSLVLVSSIRSALLPPAEPPATCQQFRWRREHVEDSGHAWFPRQLPAPRLPT, encoded by the exons GATAAACACCATGATGCTGCTCATGAAATCATCGAGACCATTCG GTGGGTGTGTGAGGAAATCCCAGACCTCAAACTGGCAATGGAAAATTACGTACTCATTGACTATGACACCAAGAG CTTTGAGAGCATGCAGAGACTTTGTGACAAGTACAACAGGGCTATTGACAGCATCCACCAGCTG TGGAAGGGGACCACCCAGCCCATGAAGCTTAACAAGCGTCCTTCCAACGGGCTTCTGAGACATATCCTACAGCAAGTGTACAACCACTCGGTGACTGATCCAGAGAAGCTGAATAACTATGAACCCTTCTCCCCTGAGGTTTATGGAGAGACTTCTTTTGACCTGGTTGCTCAGATCATTGACGAGATGGAAATGATGGAAGATGACACTTTCGTTGACCTTGGCAGTG GAGTGGGGCAGGTGGTGCTACAGGTTGCAGCAGCAACCAACTGTAAACACTACTATGGTGTAGAGAAAGCAGACATTCCAGCTACCTATGCAGAG agTATGGACAAAGAGTTTAAAAAATGGATGAAATGGTATGGCAAGAAACATGGGGAATACACA CTGGAGAGAGGGGATTTTCTGTCGGAAGAATGGAAAGAAAGGATCGCCAATACGAG TATTATTTTTGTGAATAACTTTGCCTTTGGTCCAGAAGTAGATCATCAGTTGAAGGAACGCTTCGCTAACATGAAGGAAG gggGGAAAATTGTATCCTCAAAACCTTTTGCACCTTTAAATTTTCGAATCAACAGTCGAAACTTGAGCG ATATTGGCACAATAATGCGTGTGGTGGAGCTTTCACCACTGAGGGGCTCCGTATCATGGACTGGGAAGCCGGTGTCCTACTACCTGCATACCATAGACCGCACCATA CTTGAAAACTATTTTGCTAGTCTTAAAAATCCTAAACTCAGG GAGGAACAAGAGGCAGCTAGGCGACGAGGCCAGAAGGAAACAAAGGACAGTAAAAGCAACAGCACGACCCCAACTAAACCTAAGGAACAGAACAAG GATTCCTGTGGTGAGGAGGAGCATCCTAGCTTGGTGACAGTGGTCAAGCCGTCAGCCAAACCCAGAAGAACCCGTCTTTTGTCCAAAAGTCGCAAGATTAACAATAAGAAACGAGGTCGACCCAAGAAAGCTGTCCCTGCTGCTGAGAAGAACAAGAAGAATCAGAGTGCATTGGATCTGCTGCATGCCAAGACCCTTTCTGCGGCACCACCTCAGG aTGCATACCGGCCACCTCAGAGTTCCTTCTACCAGCTACCTCCCAAGGTCCAGCACTATACGCCTGGTCAACTGCTGCTGAGCCCAACTCCTCCTGGTCTGCAACAACTGCTAG ATAACATCAAAGTCCAATACCTCCAGTTCATGGCCTACATGAAGACTCCTCAGTAtcgcaccaacatccagcaacTTTTAGAGCAGGAGAAG CAAAAACACAGAGACTTATCAGGACAGGCTGAGCAGCTCCATTCGCTCTGTCAGTCTCATAAGGACAAGATCAAAGGTCTCTTTCAGACTAAACTGGATGAG CTTGGAGTAAAAGCTCTGACGGTAGAAGACCTTCTTCAGGCACAGAAAGAGATATCAGCCCACAATCGTCAGCTGAAGGAGCAGACTAAGCAGCTTGAGAGAGACATGGCCTTGCTGAGAGATCATAGTCTGCTACTG CTGAAGTCCAGATGTGAAGAGCTGAAGCTAGATTGGGGCTCTCTGTGTCTGGAGAGTTTGTTGAAGGAGAAGCAGGCACTGCGCAGGCAGATCTCTGAGAAACAGAAGCACTGCTTAGAGTTGCAG ATCAGCATTGTGGAGCTGGAGAAAAGTCAAAGGCAACAGGAGCTGCTTCAGCTCAAGTCCTACAGCCCCTGTGAGGGCTCTCCGTACAGAAGGAGTCTGGACTCACGCACTTCCACAGACATGGACACCTTTAAGCTCGGCCTGTCCTCCGCCCCAGCTCTCAATGGTGTTAGTTCCGAGCTTTCAGTCAATGGCACCAACTCTCCTTGTTTTGATTCAGCTAATACAAAAGGTGAGCTTTCTCGCTACCTGCCCATCTCTCCAGATCATGAGATTGTGGTTGGCACTCCTGATTCTCGTCAGAGACAGCAAAGCTCCTCACACCCTCTTCCTGACTACACACGTTTCTCCCCTGCCAAAATTGCCTTGAGAAGGCACCTCAACCAAGATCCCACCGCCTCTGCTCACTTGAGAGGTCCGGGGCTGACCACACACAG GGAAGTGGGGGGTGTTAACTCTCCACTTGGGGCCAAGCAAAACTGTTCCTCTCCCAATACATCTGATGCTCAGATCAATCCCAAAAGCTCGGATAGG GTTGCTAAGGAGAGGAGTCCATCTGTTCAGGGTGACAACATCACAAGCCTTCCAATCAGCATCCCTCTGAGCACTGTCCACCCAAACAAGTTACCAGTAAGCATCCCACTGGCCAGTGTTGTGCTTCCCAGCCGTGCTGAGAGACTG AGAAACACTCCAAGTCCTGTATCTCAGGGAGGGCAGAGCAATG GATGTTCATCTGGCTCAGGGCTAATGAATGGATGTCTCCACCCAGAGGAGTACAATGGTGCTTTATCCCCTTCTCCAAACAGCAACACTCCTTTGACAGGAGCGTTGGGTCGAGGAGGTCCTACCCAGAGCCCCCCGACCAGCACAGGAGGGGTGCTCCAGTATGCTGACGGGCCTCCAAGAATTCTTTCAGAAGATGGACCAGACCGTCAAGAAGAGGAAACGGACACAGAGCCACAGGACAGTGAACTGAGGCGGAGAAtgttcttctcttcttcctcgtcatcctcgtcttcctcttcttccgcCTGCGGAGGCGGCCTGGCCGGTGGATCacgccttcatcatcacactgGCAGCTCAGCCAAGCAGGGATACCACAGTAACCACGGAAACCATGGAAACCATCACCAGTCCCCCGGCacgcaccacacacacacacctacacacacgtCGTCATCGCACTCATCCCACAGCTTCAACTGTCAAGAGGCGCGGAAGCGGGGGAGAAGGAAACGCAGCTCTGCAGGCTCCGTCATGGCCAGCGGATCCCCGAAAAGGAGATCCTTCCCTGGGCTCAGCTCCGGCAACCACTCCTCAGGATCACCACTAAACATTAACTCCATG GTAAACAACATCAATCAGCCTCTGGAGATCTCTGCCATCTCTTCCCCAGAACAATCGAGTCGTAGCCCCAACGGTCCTGACCTGGACCAGCCCCCCATCTTGAAGAGGGAATGCCCTCTTGAGCTCAACGGCTCTGGTCGATATTCAACAGCTCCCAGCTCCGATGATGAGGACTCAGGGTGTCCGGCTGACAGCTCTAGTTCTCG aattgaaagaaaaatagcaactATATCTTTAGAGAACAGAGATGGGCCGGGCAGAGTAGGTGACGGTGAACGAg GTAGAAAatctggaagcagcagtggcAACAGCACGGGCAGTGAAGGCTCCTCGTCATCATCCCTGTCCTCTACAAGCAAGTGGAAATCTACCTTTTCACCGATTTCTGATCCCAAACAACCCAACTCAGACCATAGACAGGGGGGCTCCCCGTTTGGCATGGGGGGGTCGAGTCGGGGCACAGACTCAGATTCAGACCACAAACAGCAGGGAAGGAAAGGGAGTGATGGGGAGTCATCCGGCTACGTGACCCCCAACCCTTTCCTCAGTCAAGAGGCAGGGACGCGTGGTGGAGTCAGTGGGGCCGGCGGCGTCCCGGGGGGGAGCGGTTCAGACCAACGTCAAGCCCTCCAGAAGCAGAAGAGTTCTCGGGACTGGGAGCTGAAGACCAGCAGTAGCATGGCCAGTCAGAAtctcttcatttctgctgccGCCAGCAGCGGAGGGGGCATTCTCAGTGGGAAGGTGGGAGGCAATCCTGTAGCAGTTTCCTCAGCCACCGGGTCATCTGTGGGACAGTACCGGGGGTCTCAGTTCACCCTAGGAGGAACTTCAGTCTTACAATCCTTGTTCGGAGCACAGACCGGTGTCTCCACTGTTAGTGGGACCTCCAGACTTGTCAATGGACATTCTGCCCTGGGAAGCTTCTCCAGTGCTGGGCTGGCAGGGGGAGCAGCGGGAG ACTTGCTTGGCGCTGTGCACAACCTGGCTCAGTCCTTGCTTCTCTCTTTGTCCCCCTCTCCCTGCTCTCTTTGCTGCTATCAtctgctctctctttctctgtgtCCCCCTTCTTGCCCTCCCCCCTTCCTCCATTTCTGCTGTATGATTTGCAGGTATATTTCACCACATGGTTCCATCAGTGTCCTCCCATCAGTTTGGGGCAGCGCTGCCCACCTCAGGAGGCCTCAGCTCTCTGCTCGGTCTCTCCTCGTCTTCCTCTGCTTCCTCCCACACCCAGCACAGCACCGCTCCTCAGCCGGCCTCCACGCGCCTCACCTCCGTGTCATCACCGCTCCCCCTGTCCCAGACCCAACACAGCCGCACCCAGTCAGTCCTCCACAGCGCCTCTCCTCCCACGCTCTCCCTGCCCCCTCCGCCCCCCCTGCACACCGTCCCTCCCTCCTCAGCGACCACACACTCCGAGGCCCCGGGATCCTCCCGATCAGACTCGCTCCACTCTTTACGCCTGTCCCAATCCTCTctccaccaccaccagagagcACAATCATCTCTCTcactctccatctccacctgttCATCCTCAGCttctaccgctgctgctgcttccgcgTCCCTCTCCTCTTCGTCTCTGTCAGCCTCGTCCTCGTCTCGTCCATTCGCAGTGCACTACTCCCCCCGGCTGAGCCCCCCGCCACCTGCCAGCAGTTCAGGTGGCGGCGGGAGCATGTGGAGGACTCAGGGCATGCATGGTTCCCACGCCAGCTCCCAGCTCCCCGGCTCCCGACCTAG